The following are from one region of the Erwinia billingiae Eb661 genome:
- a CDS encoding XdhC family protein: protein MITLDQRVVNAALKWCQSAQPVWVCTVLRTYGSSPRAPGTLMAVNSEGEYCGSLSGGCIEEDFLTQLAAGNYRAWSQIIRYGEGGMRPDVQLPCGGSLEVLIEYLPPDAAGLTLLQAMQQALSGKMQMVKTVVVGARADWYRLSPAQKLPVLDYSDRQILLPVGAIPELLIAGYSTVAFECIRLGQILGFHVRVCEHRQEMLSELELHFAGADNVTIVPQHPARWLELHGAHPSVAIVSLTHDPRIDELTMMEAINTPAFYIGIMGSVKNSEKRKHRLQKMGGMQPEDLTRIKGPIGLAIGSKTPAEIALSVMADIVKTRNGV from the coding sequence ATGATCACTCTCGACCAGCGCGTGGTGAATGCCGCACTGAAGTGGTGTCAGTCCGCACAGCCCGTATGGGTCTGTACGGTTCTGCGTACCTATGGCTCTTCGCCTCGCGCACCGGGAACCCTTATGGCGGTAAACAGCGAAGGCGAATATTGCGGATCGCTGTCTGGCGGCTGCATTGAAGAGGATTTTCTGACACAGCTGGCGGCAGGCAATTACCGCGCATGGAGCCAGATTATTCGCTACGGCGAGGGGGGAATGCGTCCGGATGTGCAGCTGCCCTGTGGCGGAAGCCTGGAGGTGTTGATTGAATACCTGCCACCTGACGCGGCGGGTTTAACGCTGTTGCAGGCGATGCAGCAAGCTCTGTCCGGCAAAATGCAGATGGTGAAAACGGTGGTTGTGGGGGCGCGTGCCGACTGGTATCGCCTTTCGCCCGCGCAGAAATTGCCTGTACTGGACTACAGCGATCGGCAAATCCTCCTGCCGGTCGGTGCGATTCCTGAGCTGCTGATCGCGGGCTACTCGACGGTGGCATTTGAGTGTATCCGCCTTGGCCAGATATTGGGGTTCCACGTTCGCGTTTGTGAACACCGGCAGGAGATGCTCAGCGAGCTGGAGTTGCATTTTGCCGGTGCCGATAATGTGACGATTGTGCCGCAGCATCCCGCCCGCTGGCTCGAACTGCATGGCGCTCATCCCTCGGTCGCCATCGTTTCCTTAACCCACGATCCGCGGATTGATGAGCTGACGATGATGGAAGCCATCAATACGCCTGCTTTTTACATTGGCATTATGGGGTCGGTAAAAAACAGTGAAAAAAGAAAGCATCGTCTGCAGAAGATGGGCGGTATGCAGCCTGAGGATCTTACCCGCATTAAAGGCCCAATCGGTCTGGCGATAGGCAGCAAAACGCCGGCCGAAATCGCCCTGTCAGTGATGGCGGATATTGTGAAAA
- a CDS encoding nucleotidyltransferase family protein, with translation MPGSVKINTAILLLAAGHSRRFRQATGEHKLLALVNGRPVLQHTLDQAAATGLPVFVVTRPEDHRIHALLAGVTPVFCHSDGIGHSIAAGVKACDNYDGVLISLGDLPWLTTASYLAVAEALEQHPVVRAVVAGKQGHPVGFRQRFYPELLTLQGDVGAQMLMQTNLPEPVFLTDRGCLLDVDRPDDLLMRDKK, from the coding sequence TTGCCAGGCAGCGTAAAAATTAATACCGCGATCCTGCTGCTGGCTGCGGGACATAGCCGGCGCTTCCGCCAGGCCACGGGTGAGCATAAATTACTGGCGCTGGTCAACGGCAGGCCGGTCCTGCAGCACACGCTGGACCAGGCGGCCGCCACCGGGCTGCCGGTCTTTGTGGTCACCCGGCCAGAGGATCATCGTATCCATGCGTTATTGGCCGGTGTCACGCCGGTATTTTGCCACAGTGACGGCATTGGCCATTCGATAGCGGCAGGCGTTAAAGCCTGTGACAACTATGATGGCGTGCTGATTTCACTGGGCGATCTGCCCTGGCTAACCACCGCCAGTTATCTGGCCGTGGCTGAAGCGTTGGAACAACATCCTGTGGTGCGCGCGGTGGTGGCGGGTAAACAGGGGCATCCTGTGGGATTCCGCCAGCGGTTTTATCCTGAACTGCTGACCTTACAGGGCGACGTGGGTGCGCAGATGCTGATGCAGACAAACTTACCGGAACCGGTTTTTCTGACTGACCGTGGTTGCCTGCTGGATGTCGACCGGCCGGACGATCTTTTGATGCGAGATAAAAAATAA